From a region of the Halanaerobium hydrogeniformans genome:
- a CDS encoding DDE-type integrase/transposase/recombinase has translation MQVDMGEKWVYKSDKITRVKLYLIAFVLSNSRFKYVEWFDRPLTTADVVAAHENVFEYFEGMPNEAVYDQDSLILYSENYGDLIYTHQFASYRLERKFKVYMCRAADPESKGRIENVVGYVKNNFAAHRTFINLEKWNEDCLKWLERRANGKIHGTTKKIPAQVFTVEKKYLKPVSEKIKNNSSDLSITYQVRKDNTIPIKGNRYSVPLGTYQGPESYVKVLEDSDKYLIYDFESTAKLAEHKIIRTKGKLSKNRDHGRKKSDNIDKLIEKITFLFPEHKRADKFLSIIRKEKQRYIRDQLLVIEKALEDKVSETITKALEYCIGNKLYSASDFRDIISYYDKEKFKSKNDDILLVADNIALNEKDKAKLAAKPAVRDLDVYQKIFDN, from the coding sequence ATGCAGGTTGATATGGGTGAAAAATGGGTCTACAAATCAGATAAAATCACCAGAGTTAAGCTCTATCTCATTGCCTTTGTTCTTTCTAATTCTCGCTTCAAGTATGTAGAATGGTTTGACAGACCATTAACTACAGCTGATGTAGTAGCAGCTCATGAAAATGTATTTGAATACTTTGAAGGTATGCCTAATGAGGCAGTATATGATCAGGACAGTTTAATCTTGTACAGTGAAAACTATGGTGATCTAATCTACACTCATCAATTTGCATCATACAGGCTTGAAAGAAAATTCAAGGTATATATGTGTAGGGCAGCTGATCCTGAATCTAAAGGCCGTATTGAAAATGTTGTTGGCTATGTAAAAAATAATTTTGCAGCTCATAGAACATTTATCAATTTAGAAAAGTGGAATGAGGATTGTCTTAAGTGGCTTGAACGCCGTGCTAATGGGAAAATACATGGCACAACGAAAAAAATACCAGCTCAGGTATTCACCGTCGAAAAGAAATACCTGAAGCCAGTATCCGAAAAAATTAAAAATAATTCTTCTGACTTAAGTATAACTTATCAGGTGAGAAAAGACAATACTATCCCGATAAAAGGTAACAGATATTCTGTTCCTTTAGGCACCTATCAAGGGCCTGAAAGCTATGTTAAAGTGCTTGAAGACAGTGATAAATACCTGATATATGATTTTGAAAGTACAGCTAAACTGGCAGAACATAAAATAATAAGAACTAAAGGTAAACTCTCTAAAAATAGAGATCACGGCAGAAAGAAATCTGATAATATAGACAAACTGATAGAAAAGATAACTTTTCTCTTCCCTGAACACAAAAGAGCAGATAAATTTTTATCCATAATCAGAAAAGAAAAACAGCGATATATCAGGGATCAACTGCTGGTAATAGAAAAAGCTTTAGAAGATAAAGTTTCTGAAACTATCACAAAAGCATTAGAATACTGTATAGGTAATAAACTCTACAGTGCCAGTGATTTTAGGGATATCATCAGTTATTACGATAAAGAAAAATTCAAGTCTAAAAATGATGATATTTTACTGGTAGCTGATAATATAGCCTTAAATGAAAAAGATAAGGCCAAACTTGCTGCTAAACCAGCAGTAAGAGATCTTGATGTGTATCAAAAGATATTTGACAATTAA
- a CDS encoding IS3-like element ISHahy4 family transposase (programmed frameshift) produces the protein MANRKYSDETKEQIVKECREIGNTALVARRHNISKHTVYSWVKKAKETGSVRSLPKDEKKQMKEIENRLSKMSDENDKLKKIVAEKELELAILRELRDKVKPPIALKVQIASKWINKGYKISIVLDFVGLNSSTYYSNINRKTESESTNSSNSNNPQGRPVPGYSLTESGEKISDEQIKEWLLELVAGDGFPYGYRKLTVCLKEDYNLKINKKKVYRLCKELDILRSQRKIKKFRPKKIAKQEEITEPNQLWQMDLKYGYINGTDQFFFQMSVIDVFDKTVIDYHLGLSCKAKDTCRVLKAALNKRKLYKGMNLPKIRTDNGPQFVSKLFGDTCEKLGVEHQRIPVRTPNMNAHIESFHSVLEKDCYSINEFSSFIDAYKKVSEYMNYYNNRYRHGSLNDMPPAKFYKLAKAEKIVAEPVLA, from the exons ATGGCAAACAGAAAATATTCCGATGAAACTAAAGAACAAATTGTAAAAGAATGTCGCGAAATAGGTAACACAGCTCTTGTAGCAAGACGACATAATATTTCTAAGCATACTGTTTACAGCTGGGTCAAAAAAGCTAAAGAAACAGGATCAGTTAGATCTCTTCCTAAAGATGAAAAAAAGCAAATGAAAGAGATAGAAAATAGATTAAGTAAAATGAGCGATGAAAATGATAAGCTCAAAAAAATTGTAGCAGAAAAAGAATTAGAATTAGCGATTTTAAGGGAGTTGAGAGATAAAGTAA AACCCCCGATAGCCCTCAAAGTTCAGATTGCATCAAAGTGGATAAATAAAGGGTATAAAATCTCTATTGTTTTAGACTTTGTTGGGCTTAATTCTTCCACTTACTACAGTAATATAAATAGAAAAACTGAGAGTGAAAGTACTAATAGCAGCAATTCCAATAATCCTCAAGGAAGACCTGTCCCTGGGTATTCTCTAACTGAATCAGGTGAAAAAATATCTGATGAACAGATTAAAGAATGGCTCTTAGAACTGGTTGCAGGAGATGGCTTCCCTTATGGTTACAGGAAACTTACAGTCTGTTTAAAAGAAGACTATAACTTGAAAATAAATAAGAAAAAAGTATACAGGTTATGCAAAGAACTGGATATATTAAGATCGCAAAGAAAAATCAAAAAATTTAGACCTAAAAAGATTGCAAAACAGGAAGAAATTACAGAACCAAATCAACTCTGGCAGATGGATTTAAAATACGGCTACATAAATGGAACAGATCAGTTCTTTTTCCAGATGTCAGTAATTGATGTCTTTGATAAGACTGTTATAGATTATCACCTGGGACTAAGCTGTAAAGCTAAAGATACCTGCAGGGTATTAAAGGCTGCTTTAAATAAAAGAAAGCTGTATAAAGGCATGAATTTGCCTAAAATTAGAACAGATAATGGACCACAATTTGTCTCTAAATTATTTGGAGACACCTGTGAAAAACTGGGGGTAGAGCATCAGAGAATTCCAGTTAGAACACCTAATATGAATGCTCATATAGAATCATTTCATTCGGTTTTAGAAAAAGATTGTTATTCAATTAATGAATTCAGTAGTTTTATTGACGCCTATAAAAAAGTCAGTGAGTATATGAATTATTATAACAACAGATACCGTCATGGCAGTCTTAATGATATGCCTCCAGCAAAATTTTATAAACTGGCTAAAGCAGAAAAAATAGTTGCTGAACCAGTACTCGCCTAA
- a CDS encoding IS110 family transposase, giving the protein MNYTQNKKIMQVKVSTLVVGVDIAKDKHAARAFNFRGIEYDKVIFFENNEAGFKKLLNWIKKVSEKKNKTDVIVGMEPTGHYWLPLEEYLRRKTNFMRVVVNTAHVKKSKSLDDNSPTKTDRKDAKVIAKLVIDGRYSIPHMPEKEYADLRVAMTHRERSVQPPKYGKYVC; this is encoded by the coding sequence ATGAATTATACTCAAAACAAAAAGATTATGCAAGTAAAAGTTTCAACACTGGTAGTGGGAGTGGATATCGCAAAGGATAAACATGCAGCAAGAGCCTTCAATTTTAGAGGGATAGAATATGATAAAGTAATCTTTTTTGAAAACAATGAAGCTGGTTTTAAGAAACTTCTAAATTGGATAAAAAAAGTAAGTGAGAAGAAAAATAAAACTGATGTAATAGTTGGAATGGAGCCAACCGGTCATTACTGGTTACCTTTAGAAGAATATCTAAGAAGAAAGACAAACTTTATGAGAGTAGTTGTAAATACTGCTCATGTCAAAAAGAGCAAGTCTTTAGATGATAATTCACCAACTAAAACTGACAGAAAAGATGCTAAAGTCATCGCCAAACTTGTAATAGATGGTAGATATTCAATACCGCATATGCCAGAAAAAGAATATGCAGATTTAAGAGTAGCAATGACTCACAGAGAAAGATCGGTTCAACCCCCTAAATATGGAAAATATGTTTGTTAA
- a CDS encoding DUF2971 domain-containing protein, whose translation MQNKTIWRYMSLAKYIDLLRTDSLYFPKASCFNDETEGKWALHSFLIANKIRLTKMKENKKVIERILDKTNNNVQLYNQVIKALNEGEINDRLKETLERFKFYHNNNPEHKGRKHLENLVSGWSKQINNYSETKEEHISQAATHRESTYISCWYSADEMSLAMWKLFGGGKESVAIRTKINKLKDIIEKNDDCLNNKGYEGDVSEVEYISDLKEPDEKTREKIISILTKGKTANVGQFCIKPKEYEYESEVRTIIYPKKDIYDKVVDPDPDKDSFSIPIVTGMEQFIDEVYIHPLEDKDSMIFKVIKEINKSFDVEIPIISNSIEAFGDEIDL comes from the coding sequence ATGCAGAATAAAACAATATGGAGATATATGTCATTAGCAAAATATATTGATTTATTAAGAACCGACTCTCTTTATTTTCCAAAAGCATCTTGTTTTAACGATGAAACAGAAGGAAAATGGGCACTTCATTCTTTCTTGATTGCCAACAAAATTAGATTGACTAAAATGAAAGAAAATAAAAAAGTAATAGAGAGAATTCTTGATAAAACAAATAATAATGTTCAATTATATAACCAAGTTATAAAGGCATTAAATGAAGGAGAGATAAATGATAGGCTCAAAGAAACATTAGAAAGATTTAAATTCTACCATAATAATAATCCAGAGCATAAAGGAAGAAAACATTTAGAAAACTTAGTTAGTGGATGGAGCAAGCAAATTAATAATTACTCTGAAACTAAAGAAGAACATATTTCACAGGCGGCGACCCATAGAGAGTCAACATATATAAGTTGTTGGTATAGTGCTGATGAAATGTCTTTGGCTATGTGGAAATTATTTGGAGGTGGAAAAGAATCTGTAGCAATCCGTACTAAAATAAATAAATTAAAAGATATTATTGAAAAAAATGATGATTGTTTAAATAATAAGGGGTATGAGGGTGATGTTTCAGAGGTTGAATATATTTCTGACTTAAAAGAACCAGATGAGAAAACGAGAGAAAAAATTATAAGTATTCTTACGAAAGGTAAGACTGCTAATGTTGGACAATTTTGCATAAAACCTAAAGAATATGAATATGAAAGTGAAGTGCGGACGATTATTTATCCTAAAAAGGATATATATGATAAAGTGGTTGATCCTGACCCTGATAAAGATAGTTTTAGTATTCCTATTGTAACTGGTATGGAACAATTTATTGATGAGGTTTATATTCATCCTTTGGAAGATAAAGATTCCATGATATTTAAAGTGATTAAAGAAATAAACAAATCATTTGATGTTGAAATTCCTATAATATCAAACTCTATTGAAGCTTTTGGGGATGAGATAGATCTTTAA
- a CDS encoding DUF4238 domain-containing protein, which translates to MEESYVKNQHYISRGILKNFAYDNSHVYECLVEKERIYPTNYANSMSEKYIYEHSKIEINKVEKFFSRIENYICPAINKLINNLESENPNFKKIKSKIEYYMREFLIFYYRSGALLHEFSYNIKNKKNKIFLLLENILNSNYLETLKKVIINNYKFAILKSDNDFIMSDQYFSTATLGIKGRFTNINNRYIGLKDVIIFIPLSSKFVTSNLIVFSKILIVIIVVRLGISIKRRNPSP; encoded by the coding sequence ATGGAAGAAAGCTATGTTAAAAATCAACATTATATATCTCGGGGTATTTTAAAAAACTTTGCTTATGATAATTCTCATGTATATGAGTGCTTAGTTGAAAAAGAAAGAATCTATCCCACCAATTATGCAAATTCAATGTCAGAGAAATATATCTATGAGCATTCTAAAATTGAAATAAATAAAGTAGAAAAATTTTTTAGTAGAATAGAAAATTATATTTGCCCAGCAATAAATAAATTAATAAATAATTTGGAAAGTGAAAATCCTAATTTTAAAAAAATCAAAAGCAAAATAGAATATTATATGAGAGAATTTTTAATCTTTTATTATAGGAGTGGAGCATTACTCCATGAGTTTTCATATAATATAAAAAATAAGAAAAATAAGATATTTTTATTACTTGAGAACATATTAAATTCTAATTATTTAGAAACTCTTAAAAAAGTAATAATAAATAATTATAAGTTTGCAATACTTAAGAGTGATAATGATTTTATTATGAGTGATCAATATTTTTCTACTGCAACATTAGGGATTAAAGGCAGATTCACAAATATTAATAATAGATATATAGGACTAAAAGATGTAATCATTTTTATTCCTTTATCAAGTAAATTTGTTACGTCAAATCTAATAGTTTTTTCAAAAATATTAATAGTTATCATAGTTGTCAGGCTAGGAATCTCCATAAAAAGAAGGAATCCCTCCCCCTGA
- a CDS encoding YecA family protein produces the protein MLTFYGNYHILFDVISKFYAVYFNGNNPSYIKANKINNLSKLEVEEINNTIINNSYVKVVGQKKNLLKKALSNYTYHSPIGSIAKYSSGKVSNATVKKEVFFYKKDKEIFDFFTSHKWIEYKDLGRNDKCLCGSGEKFKRCCLDKYDAVKSVINNIQMRNPRNEIVVNKNAMFEKSIGEFIYYE, from the coding sequence TTGCTTACATTTTATGGTAACTATCATATTTTATTTGACGTTATCAGTAAATTTTATGCTGTATATTTTAATGGTAATAATCCTAGCTATATTAAAGCTAATAAGATAAATAACTTAAGTAAACTAGAGGTTGAAGAAATAAACAATACTATTATCAATAACTCATATGTAAAAGTAGTTGGACAAAAAAAGAACTTGTTAAAAAAAGCATTATCAAATTATACTTATCATTCCCCAATAGGTAGTATTGCAAAATATAGCTCAGGTAAAGTCTCAAATGCAACAGTAAAAAAAGAAGTCTTTTTTTATAAGAAAGATAAAGAGATATTTGATTTTTTTACTTCACATAAATGGATTGAATATAAAGATTTAGGAAGAAATGATAAATGTTTATGTGGGAGTGGTGAAAAATTCAAAAGATGTTGCTTAGATAAATATGATGCTGTTAAGTCAGTTATTAATAATATTCAAATGAGAAATCCTAGAAATGAAATAGTGGTTAATAAAAATGCTATGTTTGAAAAAAGCATAGGTGAATTTATCTATTATGAATAA
- a CDS encoding diguanylate cyclase produces MKTKVFLKEEQEFKEVMITDPAKPEIKDEFLSKWQNLINIAANIIGVSAALIMKINQGSMEVFLNSQNKDTPYKAGGSYSLGHGLYCETVIAKNKELYIKNALEDETWKDNPDINLNMISYYGLPLNWPDGKSFGTICILDDKSMDLNQDNRQLLKEFRSVIEADFSLLIKQQELKIKNKAIENSLAGIAFSNMQGEIFYVNDSFLKLFGHKTPEEIYDAKITPLDLIPETEFDKIKKAIEITIEKGKWKGESKALKKSGEQIHIQISASLVKDDNGHEICMMASFEDITERKEQEINLKKQKDKLNFIIKGTDAGTWEWNVQTGEIICNEKYEEILGYELEKLKPITIETWIELTHPEDLKKVEQLLKDHFKGEITQYDLDIRMKHKKGHWVWLNARGRLISLTDTGEPYKMFGVHIDISKQKKHEQIIKELHKVAIEFQNLDNEKEICQKTIETARDILDFDLSHISLVKDQKFIPAVVTEGMKPEILSLDYGVIGKAFKNNKSYLVLDAEENPDAKPTDKTYRSAIAVPIKDIGVFLAISTNKNGFNQKDLELAEILISNTKAALDKLYYQKELEYKSFHDSLTNLYNRRFFEEEIKRLDTKRQLPISIIMADLNGLKLINDSYGHDVGDELLKKIAKILESSIRKEDIAARQGGDEFAILLPKTNREQLSKIIKRIKDKVERINHQADIPISIALGSAIKEDSAEDINEILKKADDNMYQNKLSESRSTKSRIVQGLLNSLNAKSNETKEHALRMRDLAVKFGNKLKLTYSEINRLSLLATMHDIGKTTISEEILTKAAKLDEKEWMIMKKHSEQGYKIASASEEFILVAEDILAHHEHWDGSGYPRGLSGEEIPYLARIISIVDAYDVMTNDRPYSKAISMEEALKEIKSCAGSQFDPELADKFIEMMNNEF; encoded by the coding sequence GTGAAGACTAAAGTTTTTTTAAAAGAAGAACAGGAATTTAAAGAAGTTATGATTACAGATCCAGCTAAACCAGAGATAAAAGATGAATTTTTAAGTAAATGGCAGAATCTAATTAATATAGCAGCTAATATTATCGGTGTATCTGCTGCTTTAATAATGAAAATAAATCAAGGGTCGATGGAGGTTTTTTTAAATAGTCAAAACAAAGATACCCCTTATAAGGCAGGCGGTAGTTATTCATTAGGCCATGGTCTTTACTGTGAAACCGTTATTGCAAAAAATAAAGAACTTTATATTAAAAATGCTTTAGAAGATGAAACCTGGAAGGACAATCCAGATATTAATTTAAATATGATTTCCTATTATGGATTACCTCTTAACTGGCCAGATGGTAAGTCTTTTGGTACAATTTGTATTCTTGATGATAAAAGTATGGACTTAAATCAAGATAACAGACAATTATTGAAAGAATTTAGAAGTGTTATTGAAGCTGATTTTAGCTTATTGATCAAACAACAAGAATTGAAAATCAAAAACAAAGCAATTGAAAATTCTTTAGCTGGTATAGCATTTTCAAATATGCAGGGAGAAATCTTTTATGTTAATGATTCATTTTTAAAATTGTTTGGACATAAAACACCCGAAGAAATTTATGATGCTAAAATTACTCCTTTAGATTTAATCCCTGAAACAGAATTCGATAAAATCAAAAAAGCCATCGAAATTACCATAGAAAAAGGAAAGTGGAAGGGTGAATCAAAAGCTTTAAAGAAAAGTGGCGAACAAATTCACATTCAAATTTCTGCAAGTTTGGTCAAAGATGATAATGGGCATGAAATTTGTATGATGGCTTCATTTGAAGATATTACTGAAAGAAAAGAACAGGAAATAAACCTTAAAAAGCAAAAAGACAAATTAAACTTTATAATCAAGGGAACAGATGCAGGAACCTGGGAATGGAATGTACAGACAGGTGAAATAATTTGTAACGAAAAATATGAAGAAATATTAGGTTATGAATTAGAAAAACTAAAGCCAATTACTATTGAAACCTGGATAGAGTTGACTCATCCAGAAGATTTGAAAAAAGTAGAGCAGCTTTTAAAAGACCATTTTAAAGGAGAAATAACTCAATATGATTTAGATATTAGGATGAAACACAAAAAAGGGCACTGGGTTTGGTTGAATGCTCGTGGTAGATTAATTTCGTTAACAGATACTGGTGAACCTTATAAAATGTTTGGTGTTCATATCGATATTTCTAAACAGAAAAAACATGAGCAGATTATAAAAGAACTTCATAAAGTAGCTATTGAGTTTCAAAATCTTGATAATGAAAAGGAAATATGTCAGAAAACTATTGAAACAGCCAGAGATATATTAGATTTCGATTTATCCCACATAAGCTTAGTTAAGGACCAAAAATTTATTCCAGCAGTTGTTACTGAGGGCATGAAACCAGAAATATTGTCTTTAGATTATGGAGTTATTGGTAAGGCATTTAAAAATAACAAAAGTTATCTTGTTTTAGATGCAGAAGAAAATCCTGATGCTAAACCAACAGATAAAACATATAGGTCAGCTATAGCAGTACCTATTAAAGATATTGGTGTTTTTCTTGCTATATCTACTAATAAAAATGGTTTTAATCAAAAAGATTTAGAACTTGCTGAAATTCTTATTTCAAATACTAAAGCAGCTTTAGATAAACTTTACTATCAAAAAGAATTAGAATATAAATCTTTTCATGATAGCTTAACTAACTTATATAACCGCAGGTTTTTTGAAGAAGAAATAAAAAGGTTAGATACCAAACGACAGCTGCCAATCAGTATTATTATGGCTGATCTTAATGGTTTAAAATTAATCAATGACAGCTACGGCCATGATGTAGGTGATGAATTGCTAAAAAAGATAGCAAAAATTTTAGAAAGTTCTATTCGAAAAGAAGATATTGCCGCCCGCCAGGGTGGAGATGAGTTTGCAATTTTGCTACCTAAGACAAACAGAGAGCAATTAAGCAAGATAATAAAACGGATTAAAGATAAAGTAGAACGGATAAATCATCAAGCAGATATTCCGATATCTATTGCTCTAGGTTCAGCGATTAAAGAAGATTCTGCAGAAGATATCAATGAGATACTCAAAAAAGCAGATGACAATATGTATCAAAACAAATTATCAGAAAGCAGGAGTACTAAAAGCAGGATAGTCCAGGGATTATTAAACAGTTTAAATGCAAAAAGCAATGAGACCAAAGAACATGCGTTAAGAATGCGCGATTTAGCTGTTAAATTCGGTAACAAATTAAAGCTTACTTATTCTGAAATTAATAGGCTTTCATTGCTGGCGACAATGCATGATATTGGCAAAACCACAATTTCAGAAGAAATATTAACTAAAGCTGCTAAGCTAGATGAAAAAGAATGGATGATAATGAAAAAGCATTCAGAACAGGGATATAAAATAGCTTCTGCATCTGAAGAGTTCATATTGGTAGCAGAAGATATATTAGCTCATCATGAACACTGGGATGGCAGCGGCTATCCTCGAGGTTTAAGTGGAGAAGAAATTCCTTATTTAGCTCGCATAATTTCTATAGTAGATGCTTATGATGTCATGACTAATGATCGCCCATACAGTAAAGCTATTTCTATGGAAGAAGCTTTGAAGGAAATAAAAAGTTGTGCTGGTAGTCAGTTTGATCCAGAATTAGCAGATAAATTCATAGAAATGATGAATAATGAGTTTTAA